A part of Desulfomicrobium baculatum DSM 4028 genomic DNA contains:
- a CDS encoding phosphomannomutase/phosphoglucomutase, with product MNLSCFKAYDIRGRVPDELDEALAYRIGRAYAAFLNPDRVVVGHDIRLSSPAMADAVIRGLRDSGVDVCTLGECGTEEVYFAVFDQGLDGGIMVTASHNPKDYNGMKLVREESRPISGDTGLFAIRDLAVAGEFRAAQRVGQLYELNMRPRYIDHLLSYVDRDVLRPLSIVVNAGNGGAGVIVDLLQHKLPFRFHKLLHKPDGNFPAGVPNPLLPENRELTARAVLEHKADLGLAWDGDFDRCFFFDGSGRFIEGYYLVGLLGEAFARKVPGAGIIHDPRLTWNTIAAVSAAGGRPIMSKTGHAFIKERMRLEDAVYGGEMSAHHYFRDFAYCDSGMIPWLLVAEQISRTGKSLAELVDEAMAAYPASGEINRRVKDAGAAIAAVEARFAAQSLRRDETDGLSLEFDQWRFNLRSSNTEPVLRLNVESRGDRTLMEEKTREILEVVDGMD from the coding sequence ATGAACCTTTCCTGTTTCAAAGCCTACGATATTCGCGGACGCGTCCCGGACGAGCTGGATGAAGCCCTGGCGTATCGTATCGGCCGGGCCTATGCCGCTTTTCTGAATCCCGACCGGGTGGTGGTCGGCCATGACATCCGCCTTTCAAGCCCCGCCATGGCGGATGCCGTGATCCGCGGCCTGCGCGATTCCGGCGTGGATGTGTGCACCCTGGGCGAGTGCGGCACCGAGGAAGTGTATTTCGCCGTCTTTGATCAGGGGCTTGACGGCGGCATCATGGTCACCGCCAGTCACAATCCCAAAGATTACAACGGCATGAAGCTCGTGCGCGAAGAGTCCCGCCCCATCAGCGGCGACACTGGCCTTTTCGCCATCCGCGACCTGGCGGTGGCCGGAGAATTCAGGGCCGCGCAACGGGTCGGTCAGTTGTACGAACTGAACATGCGCCCGCGCTATATCGACCATCTTTTGTCCTATGTGGATCGCGATGTGCTGCGACCCCTGTCCATCGTGGTCAATGCCGGAAACGGCGGAGCCGGGGTCATCGTTGACCTGCTCCAACACAAGCTGCCCTTCAGATTCCATAAGCTGCTGCACAAGCCCGACGGCAATTTTCCGGCCGGCGTGCCCAACCCGTTGCTGCCGGAAAACAGGGAATTGACCGCCCGGGCGGTGCTCGAACACAAGGCGGACCTGGGGCTGGCCTGGGACGGGGACTTCGACCGTTGTTTTTTCTTTGACGGCAGCGGGCGCTTCATCGAAGGCTATTATCTGGTGGGTCTTCTGGGCGAGGCCTTCGCCCGCAAGGTTCCGGGGGCGGGCATCATCCACGATCCGCGCCTGACCTGGAACACCATCGCCGCCGTGAGCGCCGCAGGAGGCCGGCCCATCATGTCCAAGACCGGGCACGCTTTCATCAAGGAGCGCATGCGCCTGGAAGACGCGGTCTACGGCGGGGAGATGAGCGCGCACCATTATTTCCGTGATTTCGCCTATTGCGATTCGGGCATGATCCCCTGGCTCCTGGTCGCTGAGCAGATCTCGCGCACGGGCAAGTCGCTGGCCGAGCTGGTGGACGAGGCTATGGCCGCGTATCCGGCCAGCGGAGAGATCAACCGCCGGGTCAAGGACGCGGGCGCGGCCATTGCCGCCGTGGAGGCGCGGTTTGCCGCTCAAAGCCTGCGTCGTGACGAAACCGACGGTTTGAGCCTTGAGTTTGATCAGTGGCGCTTCAACCTGCGCTCATCCAACACCGAACCGGTGCTGCGTCTCAACGTCGAGTCGCGCGGGGACCGGACGCTCATGGAGGAGAAGACGCGGGAGATCCTGGAGGTTGTGGACGGGATGGACTGA
- a CDS encoding FAD-binding and (Fe-S)-binding domain-containing protein produces the protein MLASKYRAFHNAVAAFVPIARIITDPLRLLAYGTDASFYRLVPKIVINVENEAEVARILRLAYKSRIPVTFRAAGTSLSGQAVTDSVLIRLGEGWQGCRVYDQARRIDLEPGIIGAHANRTLAPFGKKIGPDPASIDSCKIGGILANNASGMCCGVAENSYQTLEELRLILVDGTVLDTGDDESKRRFREKHPEIVEGLADLRRQVISAPELEARIRHKFKIKNTTGYSLNALVDFEDPFDILKHLLVGSEGTLAFISKVTYRTVTEHAHKASALMLFPDIRTACEATIILKKQPVAAVELMDRPALRSVQDKDGMPPYLRELCDTAAALLVETRAGDKAELDAQIETIKAALAGVNMVREIEFTPVPQEFAKLWNIRKGLFPAVGSVRATGTTVIIEDVAFPIERLADATLELQGLLDTYGYSEAIIFGHALEGNLHFVFTQDFGDPKEIERYSKLMDDVTVMVVEKYDGSLKAEHGTGRNMAPFVEMEWGQDAYRLMQDIKRIFDPLTLLNPGVILNPDPKAHLKDLKPLPAAHELVDKCIECGFCEPICPSKHITLSPRQRITSWREIQRLQGKPEHKTELAKLLKAYGYQGDGTCATDGLCGTRCPVGIDTGKMTKALRAESATIRQKKAADWIGEHFAGVARTVSGVLQAVDAVHAVAGTKFMDVSSETLHRMTGKRVPRWNAQMPGGISRIRREKVNEGNPLKVVYFPSCIARNMGPSRCEKIRPLPETTVSVLRKAGYEVIFPENMAALCCGQAFESKGFVAQADVKSAQLEEALLTASRNGALPVLCDTSPCLKRMQEVLDPRLKIYDPSVFVLEFLQDKLTFTKKDKRVALHVTCTSRKLGLEGKLLELAKKCAAKVVVPEDIFCCGFAGDKGFSVPELNASALKTLAEKVEDCTEGYSTSRTCEIGLALHGGIPYRNILYLVDECTA, from the coding sequence ATGCTTGCTTCAAAATATCGTGCCTTCCACAACGCGGTGGCCGCATTCGTCCCCATCGCGCGCATCATCACCGATCCCTTGCGTCTGCTGGCCTATGGCACCGACGCGAGCTTCTATCGCCTCGTGCCGAAAATCGTCATCAATGTGGAAAACGAGGCCGAGGTGGCCCGTATCCTGCGCCTGGCATACAAGAGCCGCATCCCCGTGACCTTCCGCGCCGCCGGGACCAGCCTCTCCGGCCAGGCCGTGACGGACTCGGTGCTGATCCGCCTCGGTGAAGGATGGCAAGGCTGCCGCGTCTATGACCAGGCCCGCCGCATCGACCTTGAACCCGGCATCATCGGCGCCCACGCCAACCGCACCCTGGCCCCATTCGGCAAGAAGATCGGCCCGGACCCGGCCTCCATCGACAGCTGCAAGATCGGCGGCATCCTGGCCAACAACGCCAGCGGCATGTGTTGCGGCGTGGCCGAGAACAGCTACCAGACCCTTGAAGAGCTGCGGCTCATCCTGGTCGACGGCACGGTCCTGGACACCGGCGACGACGAATCCAAGCGCAGGTTCCGGGAAAAGCACCCGGAAATAGTGGAAGGGCTGGCGGATCTGAGGCGTCAGGTCATAAGCGCCCCGGAACTTGAAGCGCGCATCCGCCACAAGTTCAAAATCAAAAACACCACGGGCTACAGCCTGAACGCACTGGTCGATTTCGAGGACCCGTTCGACATCCTCAAGCATCTCCTGGTCGGATCCGAAGGAACGCTGGCCTTCATCTCCAAGGTCACCTACCGCACCGTGACCGAGCACGCCCACAAGGCCTCGGCGCTGATGCTCTTCCCGGACATCCGCACCGCCTGCGAGGCGACCATCATTTTGAAGAAGCAACCCGTGGCCGCCGTGGAACTCATGGACCGCCCGGCGCTTCGGTCAGTGCAGGACAAGGACGGCATGCCTCCCTACCTACGTGAACTGTGCGATACCGCCGCCGCCCTGCTGGTCGAGACCCGCGCCGGGGACAAGGCGGAGCTCGACGCCCAGATCGAAACCATCAAGGCCGCCCTGGCCGGGGTGAACATGGTCCGCGAGATCGAGTTCACCCCCGTGCCGCAGGAATTCGCCAAGCTATGGAACATCCGCAAGGGCCTCTTCCCGGCCGTCGGCTCGGTGCGGGCCACCGGCACCACGGTCATCATCGAGGATGTGGCCTTCCCCATCGAGCGCCTGGCCGACGCGACCCTGGAGTTGCAGGGTCTGCTCGATACATACGGCTACTCAGAAGCCATCATCTTCGGCCACGCGCTAGAAGGAAACCTGCACTTCGTCTTCACCCAGGATTTCGGAGACCCCAAAGAAATCGAGCGCTACAGCAAACTCATGGACGACGTGACCGTGATGGTCGTCGAGAAATACGACGGCTCCCTCAAGGCCGAGCACGGCACGGGCCGCAACATGGCGCCCTTTGTCGAGATGGAGTGGGGGCAGGACGCGTACCGGCTCATGCAGGACATAAAGCGCATCTTCGACCCGCTGACGCTCCTCAATCCGGGCGTCATCCTGAACCCGGATCCCAAGGCCCACCTGAAGGACTTGAAACCCCTGCCTGCCGCCCACGAACTGGTGGACAAGTGCATCGAATGCGGGTTCTGCGAACCCATCTGCCCCTCCAAGCACATAACCCTGTCCCCGCGCCAGCGCATCACGTCCTGGCGTGAAATCCAGCGACTTCAAGGCAAGCCCGAACACAAGACGGAGCTGGCCAAGCTTTTAAAAGCCTACGGCTACCAGGGTGACGGCACCTGCGCCACGGACGGGCTGTGCGGCACGCGCTGCCCCGTGGGCATCGACACGGGCAAGATGACCAAGGCCCTGCGCGCCGAAAGCGCGACCATACGGCAGAAAAAAGCCGCCGACTGGATCGGAGAACACTTCGCGGGCGTGGCCCGGACCGTGTCCGGGGTGCTGCAGGCCGTGGACGCGGTGCATGCCGTGGCCGGGACAAAATTTATGGATGTGTCCTCCGAAACCCTGCATCGCATGACGGGCAAGCGCGTCCCGCGCTGGAACGCGCAGATGCCGGGAGGAATCAGCCGCATCCGCCGCGAAAAGGTGAATGAAGGCAACCCGCTGAAAGTGGTCTACTTCCCGAGCTGCATCGCCCGCAACATGGGTCCATCCCGCTGCGAAAAGATCCGTCCCCTGCCCGAGACCACGGTGAGCGTGCTGCGCAAGGCCGGATACGAGGTCATCTTCCCTGAGAACATGGCCGCGCTGTGCTGCGGTCAGGCCTTTGAGAGCAAAGGCTTCGTGGCCCAGGCCGACGTCAAGAGCGCTCAGCTCGAAGAGGCGCTCCTGACCGCAAGTCGAAATGGAGCCCTGCCCGTGCTGTGCGATACCAGCCCATGCCTCAAGCGCATGCAGGAGGTGCTGGACCCGCGCCTCAAAATCTATGACCCGAGCGTGTTCGTGCTGGAGTTCCTGCAGGACAAGCTGACCTTCACGAAAAAAGACAAACGCGTGGCCCTGCATGTGACCTGCACGTCCCGCAAGCTGGGCCTCGAAGGCAAGCTGCTGGAGCTGGCCAAAAAATGCGCCGCCAAGGTGGTCGTACCGGAGGACATCTTTTGCTGCGGCTTTGCCGGGGACAAGGGCTTTTCCGTACCGGAACTGAACGCCTCGGCCCTGAAAACCCTGGCCGAGAAGGTCGAGGACTGCACCGAAGGCTACTCCACCAGCCGGACCTGCGAGATCGGCCTGGCCCTGCACGGCGGCATCCCGTACCGCAACATCCTCTACCTGGTGGATGAATGCACGGCCTGA
- a CDS encoding type II toxin-antitoxin system Phd/YefM family antitoxin encodes MPNMILADVAASVSELKKNPMATVAAGEGFPVAILNHNEPVFYCVPAHAYEALMDKLEDMELAALAVARKDQPEIEVAWDDL; translated from the coding sequence ATGCCCAACATGATCCTTGCCGATGTGGCGGCCAGCGTATCGGAACTCAAGAAAAACCCCATGGCCACCGTAGCCGCAGGCGAGGGCTTCCCCGTGGCCATCCTCAACCACAACGAACCGGTCTTCTACTGCGTGCCGGCTCATGCATACGAAGCCCTCATGGACAAGCTCGAAGACATGGAGCTTGCAGCCCTGGCCGTCGCCCGCAAGGATCAGCCGGAGATCGAGGTGGCCTGGGATGACCTATAG
- a CDS encoding type II toxin-antitoxin system RelE family toxin: protein MTYSLRFKEEAKKEWDRLDPVIREHFAKKLRQRRENPRVNSARLSGMPDCFKIKLRSAGYRLVYEVRDHEVVIVVIAVGKRERSAVYKIAAKRLG from the coding sequence ATGACCTATAGCCTGCGTTTCAAGGAAGAGGCCAAAAAGGAATGGGACAGGCTTGATCCCGTCATCCGTGAGCATTTCGCCAAAAAACTGCGCCAGCGGCGCGAGAACCCAAGGGTAAACAGCGCGAGGCTCTCGGGCATGCCAGACTGCTTCAAGATCAAGCTCCGCAGCGCCGGTTACAGACTTGTTTACGAGGTCCGCGACCACGAGGTGGTCATTGTCGTGATCGCGGTGGGAAAGCGTGAACGCAGCGCGGTGTACAAGATCGCGGCCAAAAGACTGGGCTGA
- a CDS encoding twin-arginine translocase TatA/TatE family subunit: MFGIGVQELLIILVIALFVFGAKNLPLLGTNMGRAISNFKRGLSEPEVIDVTAESKPKDTAA; the protein is encoded by the coding sequence ATGTTCGGAATAGGCGTTCAGGAACTGCTCATCATTCTGGTCATCGCCCTGTTTGTCTTCGGGGCAAAAAATCTCCCGCTTCTCGGCACCAATATGGGCCGGGCCATCTCCAATTTCAAAAGAGGGCTCAGCGAACCGGAGGTGATCGACGTCACGGCCGAATCGAAGCCCAAGGACACGGCCGCATAA
- a CDS encoding peroxiredoxin family protein, with product MRIRTIFTFLFFLLLSGSAVAMEASDNANSHPLPVGAAMPDLLLRGELSAEHLAHLGLKGPAPRHLSEINAKTVILVAFSMYCPHCQREAPALNDLNALIASRGLSEEVKLIGVGIGNSDFEVQVFRDKYATTFPLFSDPDFRVNKELGEVGTPFFYVLAMNPEKKEIRVVKTLLGRMESAESFFDQAMKACE from the coding sequence ATGCGAATCAGAACCATTTTCACTTTTCTTTTCTTTTTGCTGCTCTCCGGCAGCGCCGTGGCCATGGAGGCCTCGGACAACGCGAACTCCCACCCCCTGCCCGTAGGCGCCGCCATGCCGGACCTGCTCCTGCGCGGCGAACTGAGCGCGGAGCATCTGGCCCATCTGGGGCTCAAAGGCCCTGCGCCACGACATCTTTCCGAAATAAACGCCAAGACCGTCATTCTTGTTGCGTTCAGTATGTACTGTCCTCACTGCCAGCGCGAAGCCCCGGCCCTCAACGACTTGAACGCCCTGATCGCAAGCCGGGGCCTGAGCGAAGAGGTCAAGCTCATCGGGGTGGGCATCGGCAACTCGGACTTTGAGGTGCAGGTTTTCCGCGACAAGTACGCAACCACCTTCCCACTCTTTTCGGACCCGGATTTCAGGGTCAACAAGGAACTCGGCGAAGTCGGCACCCCGTTCTTCTATGTGCTGGCCATGAACCCGGAGAAAAAGGAGATCCGTGTCGTCAAGACACTGCTTGGACGCATGGAATCAGCGGAGAGTTTTTTTGACCAGGCCATGAAGGCTTGTGAATAG
- a CDS encoding redoxin domain-containing protein has product MTPTLPASLFFVALLLFLPAQLPAQEASIPPDRIYETGQLKPVDSTLKVKVGDQAPDFSLPTISGETVTLAQFRGNKNVVLSFIPAAWTPVCSGQWPGYNIVQDMFEQTDTQLIGISADNVPTLHAWVQEMGGVWFTVASDFYPHGQLADSLGILRSTGETERALFLIDKEGIIRYIDVHDINSRPDLGPLIKAMQSLK; this is encoded by the coding sequence ATGACACCTACCCTGCCCGCCAGTCTGTTCTTCGTTGCCCTGCTGCTGTTCCTGCCGGCTCAGCTCCCGGCCCAGGAAGCGTCGATTCCCCCGGACAGGATCTATGAGACAGGCCAGCTCAAGCCGGTGGACAGCACGCTCAAGGTCAAGGTCGGAGACCAGGCTCCGGATTTTTCCCTGCCCACCATAAGCGGGGAGACAGTCACCCTGGCCCAGTTCCGGGGCAACAAGAACGTGGTGCTTTCTTTTATTCCGGCCGCCTGGACCCCGGTCTGCTCCGGCCAGTGGCCCGGCTACAACATTGTGCAGGACATGTTTGAACAGACCGACACGCAGCTCATCGGCATCAGCGCGGACAATGTCCCGACCCTGCATGCCTGGGTGCAGGAGATGGGCGGAGTGTGGTTCACCGTGGCCTCGGATTTCTACCCCCACGGACAACTGGCCGACTCACTGGGCATCCTGCGATCAACAGGGGAAACGGAGCGCGCGCTGTTCCTCATCGATAAGGAAGGCATCATCCGCTACATCGACGTGCACGACATCAACTCGAGGCCGGACCTTGGCCCGCTGATAAAGGCCATGCAGAGTCTCAAGTAG
- a CDS encoding nitroreductase family protein — MELIEAIHTRRSIRKYLDKPVSPEMIETIIKAAMAAPSAGNQQPWHFIVITDRTKLDAIPAFHPYSKMVLQAPAAILLCGDPDGKKWPTFWDQDLSAATQNMLLTARDLGLGTVWVGVFPEKDRMEGFRKLFAIPDNIHPFALIPIGWPDGQFEAVSRYRPELIHREAW, encoded by the coding sequence ATGGAACTCATCGAAGCCATCCACACCCGCCGAAGCATCCGTAAATATCTCGACAAGCCCGTTTCACCGGAAATGATCGAGACCATCATAAAAGCCGCCATGGCCGCGCCTTCGGCTGGAAACCAGCAGCCGTGGCACTTCATCGTCATCACGGATCGCACCAAGCTCGACGCCATCCCGGCCTTTCACCCCTACAGCAAGATGGTCCTGCAGGCCCCCGCCGCCATCCTGCTTTGCGGTGACCCGGATGGCAAAAAATGGCCGACCTTCTGGGACCAGGACTTAAGCGCCGCCACCCAGAACATGCTCCTGACCGCCCGTGACCTGGGCCTTGGCACGGTCTGGGTCGGGGTCTTCCCGGAAAAGGACCGCATGGAAGGATTCCGCAAGCTTTTCGCCATCCCGGATAACATCCATCCCTTCGCCCTGATTCCGATAGGATGGCCGGACGGACAATTCGAGGCCGTGAGCCGCTACCGGCCGGAGTTGATCCATCGGGAAGCATGGTAG
- a CDS encoding sigma-54 interaction domain-containing protein, which translates to MEFQPDIVKQPKGGGRSRSGKKLPEVPLDSGVEILELGTEDGLGKFVIQSRTMRDLYRLATQVAGSDATILVYGESGTGKELFARLVHQLSGRRAKPFIPVNCGVLKGELFADKFFGHEAGAFTGAQRQRKGSFELAVDGTLFLDEVGEIPPPNQVDFLRVLEEKTFRRLGGEKTQPFDARIVAATNRVLHKMVTVGEFRADLYYRLNVIPVTLPPLRERIDDIPPLAEYFLAMYRHRYHKPDVRLAPATLETLCGYSWPGNVRELRNLTERLVLLCAEPLIEPAHLPLEMRLATGLPATECGQNVMTLEAAVRQAEVAAIVRGWAEAGGSKAKLAEILAVSPRTLRYKLAEYDLKLT; encoded by the coding sequence ATGGAATTTCAGCCGGATATTGTCAAACAGCCCAAAGGTGGAGGGCGCTCGCGGTCCGGCAAGAAATTGCCGGAAGTTCCGCTGGATTCCGGAGTGGAGATTCTGGAACTGGGAACAGAGGACGGGCTCGGAAAGTTCGTCATCCAGTCCCGGACCATGCGCGACCTGTATCGCCTGGCCACGCAGGTTGCCGGTTCCGATGCGACCATCCTGGTTTACGGCGAATCGGGGACGGGCAAGGAGCTTTTCGCCCGCCTCGTGCACCAGCTTTCGGGTCGCAGGGCAAAGCCCTTCATTCCCGTTAACTGCGGGGTGCTCAAAGGAGAGCTCTTCGCCGACAAGTTCTTCGGGCATGAGGCCGGAGCCTTCACCGGAGCCCAGCGCCAGCGCAAGGGCAGCTTCGAGCTGGCCGTCGATGGGACCCTGTTTCTGGATGAAGTGGGCGAGATCCCGCCCCCCAATCAGGTCGATTTTCTGCGCGTTCTGGAAGAGAAGACCTTCCGACGCCTGGGCGGGGAGAAGACCCAGCCCTTCGATGCCCGCATCGTGGCCGCCACCAACCGGGTGCTGCACAAGATGGTCACTGTGGGGGAATTCAGGGCCGACCTGTATTATCGTCTGAATGTCATTCCGGTAACACTTCCGCCCCTGCGTGAGCGCATCGACGACATTCCTCCCCTGGCCGAATATTTTCTGGCCATGTATCGGCATCGCTATCACAAGCCCGATGTGCGTCTGGCCCCGGCCACGCTTGAGACCCTGTGCGGGTATTCCTGGCCGGGCAATGTGCGCGAGCTGCGCAACCTGACGGAACGGCTGGTCCTGCTCTGCGCCGAACCGCTCATCGAGCCCGCCCACCTGCCCCTGGAGATGCGTCTGGCCACGGGCTTGCCCGCCACCGAGTGCGGGCAGAACGTCATGACCCTGGAAGCGGCCGTGCGCCAGGCCGAGGTCGCGGCCATTGTCAGAGGCTGGGCTGAAGCCGGGGGCAGCAAGGCTAAACTGGCCGAAATCCTGGCCGTGAGCCCGCGAACTCTGCGCTACAAATTGGCCGAATACGATCTGAAGCTGACCTGA
- a CDS encoding sulfite exporter TauE/SafE family protein: MKLNTKWMRILGGAALCALLLVTLAWASNNPEIADEAAKQLAEATGTSSALPWWAWPVILLFFCFILGIIAVLAGVGGGVLYVPLVSGFFPFHLDFVRGAGLLVALAGALAAGPGLLKRNLASLRLALPVALIASSCAILGAFLGLALPNHVIQICLGGTIMGIAILLLLSKNTARPVVEKQDALSMALGMRGAYMEPATGEIVEWKTHRTIMGLLLFIVIGIMAGMFGLGAGWANVPVLNLLMGAPLKVAVGTSKFLLSITDTSAAWVYLNQGCVIPLMAIPSIVGLMMGSFVGVRLLAIAKPTFIRYMVIGVLLFAGGKALAKGLGF; the protein is encoded by the coding sequence ATGAAACTGAACACGAAGTGGATGCGAATTCTGGGAGGGGCCGCATTGTGCGCACTCCTGTTGGTCACTTTGGCTTGGGCGAGCAATAACCCTGAAATCGCGGATGAAGCGGCCAAACAGCTGGCGGAAGCCACGGGCACATCTTCGGCCCTGCCCTGGTGGGCCTGGCCTGTCATCTTGCTGTTTTTCTGTTTTATACTTGGCATCATCGCGGTCCTTGCCGGTGTTGGCGGCGGCGTGCTCTACGTACCGCTGGTCAGCGGATTTTTTCCCTTCCATCTTGACTTTGTGCGCGGCGCGGGCCTGCTTGTGGCCTTGGCCGGAGCCCTGGCCGCCGGTCCCGGTCTCCTGAAACGCAATCTGGCCAGCCTGCGCCTGGCACTGCCCGTTGCGCTCATAGCCTCCAGCTGCGCCATCCTCGGCGCCTTCCTCGGACTTGCGCTGCCGAACCACGTAATCCAGATCTGCCTGGGCGGCACCATCATGGGTATCGCCATCCTGCTCCTGCTCTCCAAGAACACGGCTCGTCCCGTCGTCGAAAAGCAGGACGCCCTGAGTATGGCCCTCGGCATGCGAGGCGCCTACATGGAGCCCGCCACCGGCGAGATCGTGGAGTGGAAAACCCACCGCACCATCATGGGCCTCTTGCTCTTCATCGTCATCGGCATCATGGCCGGCATGTTCGGTCTGGGTGCGGGCTGGGCCAACGTACCCGTCCTGAACCTGCTCATGGGCGCACCGCTCAAGGTCGCCGTCGGCACCAGCAAATTTCTCCTCTCCATCACCGACACCTCCGCCGCCTGGGTTTATCTGAACCAGGGCTGCGTCATCCCGCTCATGGCCATACCCTCCATCGTGGGCCTGATGATGGGCTCTTTCGTGGGTGTGCGTCTGCTGGCCATCGCCAAGCCCACATTCATCCGCTACATGGTCATCGGCGTGCTGCTCTTCGCAGGTGGAAAGGCACTGGCCAAGGGCCTGGGCTTCTAA
- a CDS encoding sigma 54-interacting transcriptional regulator — protein sequence MLKRIEELIGTNCPDLPSLLDGLPVGVALLDEEGHVLMLNKALEALTGYNREEVRGLPCRHVLRSRACLQDCPHGREAAAGVGIETDCINRHHRKIPIRITPVRVLDGNNRPICVLDVVEELTALREIEARLSQAADHGQIVGRSPAMKKILGLVPVIAQHDTAVLITGETGTGKDLLAESVHKASPRSREPFVRFSCGPMPSELLDAELFGRMQGPDGEFKPGRFQQAQGGTLYLSEIADLPLSQQSSLVRFLDEGTILPVGAGKPLRASARLMASTAESPEKLVQDGRLREDLFHRISAIRLHLPRLKDRAEDLGFLLHHFMGHYAARFKKDISAISPRAQRHVYAHDFPGNVRELKNIMEFAAMVCNGDTIRTEHLPMHLTDDVEPESVVRPVEKGRKAGRKNTEER from the coding sequence GTGCTCAAACGGATTGAAGAATTGATCGGCACCAATTGCCCGGACCTGCCCTCCCTGCTGGACGGGCTGCCCGTTGGGGTGGCCCTCCTGGACGAAGAGGGACATGTCCTCATGCTCAACAAGGCCCTCGAAGCTTTGACCGGCTACAACCGGGAAGAAGTGCGCGGACTGCCTTGCCGGCACGTCCTGCGCAGCCGGGCCTGCCTGCAGGACTGCCCTCACGGGCGCGAGGCCGCTGCAGGAGTCGGAATTGAGACCGATTGCATCAACCGTCACCACCGCAAGATTCCCATCCGCATCACTCCGGTGCGCGTTCTGGACGGCAACAACCGCCCGATCTGCGTGCTCGATGTGGTTGAAGAATTGACGGCCTTGCGGGAAATTGAGGCGCGCCTGTCCCAAGCTGCGGATCATGGCCAGATTGTCGGACGCAGTCCGGCCATGAAAAAGATTCTCGGCCTTGTGCCGGTCATCGCCCAGCACGACACTGCGGTGCTGATCACCGGCGAGACAGGCACGGGCAAGGATCTTTTGGCCGAATCCGTGCACAAGGCTTCGCCCAGATCACGCGAACCCTTCGTGCGCTTCAGTTGCGGGCCTATGCCCTCCGAACTGCTCGACGCCGAACTGTTCGGACGCATGCAGGGACCCGACGGAGAGTTCAAGCCGGGCCGATTTCAGCAGGCTCAGGGCGGAACCCTGTACTTGTCGGAGATCGCGGATCTGCCGCTCTCCCAGCAAAGCAGTCTGGTCAGGTTTCTGGATGAAGGAACCATTCTGCCTGTCGGCGCGGGCAAACCCCTGCGCGCGAGCGCCCGGCTCATGGCTTCCACCGCCGAGTCACCGGAAAAACTGGTTCAGGACGGCCGTCTGCGGGAAGATCTTTTTCATCGCATTTCAGCCATCCGCCTGCACCTGCCCAGGCTCAAGGACCGCGCGGAAGACCTTGGATTTCTGTTGCACCATTTCATGGGCCATTATGCGGCGCGTTTCAAAAAGGATATCAGCGCCATCAGCCCAAGAGCCCAGCGCCATGTCTACGCCCACGATTTTCCGGGCAACGTGCGGGAACTCAAAAACATCATGGAATTTGCCGCCATGGTCTGCAACGGCGATACCATTCGGACCGAACACCTGCCCATGCATTTGACCGACGACGTCGAGCCTGAATCGGTTGTCCGACCGGTGGAGAAAGGCCGCAAAGCCGGCCGCAAGAACACAGAGGAGCGATAG